Proteins found in one Pseudomonas sp. P8_241 genomic segment:
- the mreD gene encoding rod shape-determining protein MreD yields the protein MVGTTASRNGWIVWLTFAVGMLLSISPLPQFMEILRPLWLAMLLAFWALALPQKVGMVTAFCLGLAEDVLYGTLLGQNALILTLITYLVLALQQRLRMFPMWQQSLVILVIFGLAQLVQLWLSALTGNRQPTLALVLPALVSALLWPWISFGLRGLRRRYKIN from the coding sequence ATCGCGAAACGGCTGGATCGTCTGGCTGACCTTCGCTGTCGGCATGCTGCTCAGCATTTCGCCACTGCCGCAATTCATGGAAATCCTCCGTCCCCTGTGGCTGGCTATGCTGCTGGCCTTTTGGGCGCTGGCCCTGCCGCAGAAAGTCGGTATGGTCACCGCCTTTTGTCTCGGCCTGGCCGAAGATGTGCTCTACGGTACGCTGCTGGGGCAGAACGCATTGATCCTGACGCTCATCACCTACCTGGTACTGGCGCTGCAACAACGCCTGCGGATGTTCCCGATGTGGCAACAGAGCCTGGTGATCCTGGTGATCTTCGGCCTCGCCCAGCTGGTTCAACTATGGCTCAGCGCCCTGACCGGCAATCGCCAGCCAACCCTGGCGCTGGTGCTGCCTGCCTTGGTCAGCGCATTGCTCTGGCCTTGGATTAGCTTCGGTTTGCGCGGATTGCGTCGACGCTACAAAATCAATTAA